From Actinomycetota bacterium, the proteins below share one genomic window:
- a CDS encoding CoA pyrophosphatase: protein MSWPGALPHDDPDRGWVAPGARQRVPDWFLPLLDVADQVTAADLALHSWTAASRQGAVLILVGDGPAGPDVLLLQRAATMRTHAGQPAFPGGAMDPDDDGVIATALREAVEETGLEPAGVDVVATLPQLYLPPSSFVVIPVLAWWRDPSPIRAASAAEVASVHRVAVAELADPANRLQVRHPAGFTSPGFRVQGLLVWGFTAGILDRLLDLSGWAQPWDESSVVDLPIGR from the coding sequence ATGTCGTGGCCGGGGGCGCTGCCCCACGACGACCCGGACCGCGGCTGGGTCGCGCCGGGGGCACGGCAGCGGGTACCCGACTGGTTCCTGCCGCTGCTCGACGTCGCCGATCAGGTGACGGCCGCGGATCTGGCGTTGCACTCCTGGACCGCGGCCAGCCGGCAGGGCGCGGTGCTGATCCTGGTCGGTGACGGTCCTGCCGGGCCGGACGTGTTGCTGCTGCAGCGAGCCGCGACGATGCGCACCCATGCCGGCCAGCCCGCCTTCCCGGGCGGGGCGATGGATCCCGACGACGACGGGGTCATCGCGACGGCACTGCGGGAAGCGGTCGAGGAGACCGGTCTGGAACCGGCGGGCGTCGACGTCGTGGCGACGTTGCCGCAGCTGTACCTGCCGCCGTCGAGTTTCGTGGTGATCCCGGTCCTGGCCTGGTGGCGCGACCCCTCACCGATCCGGGCGGCGAGCGCGGCGGAGGTCGCCAGCGTCCACCGGGTCGCGGTGGCCGAGCTCGCCGACCCGGCGAACCGGCTGCAGGTCCGCCACCCGGCCGGTTTCACCAGCCCCGGCTTCCGGGTGCAGGGTTTGCTCGTCTGGGGTTTCACGGCCGGGATCCTCGATCGGTTGCTGGACCTCAGCGGCTGGGCACAACCGTGGGACGAGTCGTCGGTGGTCGACCTGCCGATCGGGCGGTGA
- a CDS encoding TlpA family protein disulfide reductase, translating into MTARPGRSRVDVGPRRSRVGLGPRRGGATVGLRRGRSWAARVGAAAVVAGCLVVVAGCGAGPVDARAAAGSRLTPSPAGSSADPGRSVPDPADDAQTNQLRAASALRPCPTGPVTSGPAASGTAASGPAASGSAGGVPAAAGSAAAGPAGGVLPAVTLPCLGRGGAVELAALRGTPLVVTLWNSSCGPCRAELPLFDGFAQATGSRLVVLGINADEPAGDGLSYAASLGLTFPSLSDPDNVTRPLLGWIGLPVTYFYRSDGSLAGQHIGEITDRAMLASLVARQLGVSVPA; encoded by the coding sequence GTGACGGCACGGCCGGGCCGATCCCGGGTCGACGTCGGGCCGCGCCGATCCCGGGTCGGCCTCGGGCCACGCCGGGGCGGCGCGACCGTGGGGCTGCGCCGGGGCCGGTCCTGGGCTGCCCGCGTCGGTGCGGCAGCTGTGGTGGCCGGGTGCCTGGTCGTGGTGGCCGGCTGCGGCGCCGGCCCCGTCGACGCACGTGCCGCTGCCGGGAGCCGGCTGACGCCGTCGCCGGCTGGCAGTTCGGCCGACCCGGGCAGGTCCGTACCGGATCCAGCCGACGACGCGCAGACCAACCAGCTGCGAGCCGCGTCCGCACTCCGGCCGTGTCCGACCGGCCCCGTGACGTCGGGTCCCGCTGCTTCCGGAACGGCGGCGTCCGGCCCCGCCGCGTCCGGGTCGGCGGGGGGCGTGCCCGCCGCGGCCGGCTCCGCGGCGGCCGGACCTGCGGGGGGCGTGCTGCCCGCGGTGACGTTGCCGTGTCTCGGTCGCGGCGGTGCCGTGGAGTTGGCCGCGCTTCGCGGGACGCCGCTGGTGGTAACGCTGTGGAACTCGTCGTGCGGGCCGTGCCGGGCAGAGCTGCCGCTGTTCGACGGCTTCGCGCAGGCGACCGGGTCCCGGCTGGTCGTCCTCGGCATCAATGCCGACGAGCCGGCCGGCGATGGTCTGTCGTACGCCGCCAGCCTGGGGCTCACCTTCCCGTCGCTCAGCGATCCTGACAACGTGACGCGGCCCCTGCTGGGCTGGATCGGCTTGCCGGTCACGTACTTCTACCGGTCCGACGGGTCGCTGGCCGGCCAGCACATCGGCGAGATCACCGACCGCGCCATGCTCGCCAGCCTGGTCGCCCGGCAGCTCGGCGTCAGCGTGCCGGCGTGA
- the nth gene encoding endonuclease III, which translates to MVRRSANAYVSKAASRRGGGAASRCRLRSARRAAAAASTGRAIDRAALPVAAIATSSPVRPHRCPVRTVSVTVARRGPVLSEALSRRHHRLWGTSADGGNCLSAAWSLSGYGGVRRSPYPRQVTAPDRPAPSTALVRRARRTYRVLAQTYPDAHCELDFGSPLELLVATVLSAQSTDKRVNLVTPALFARYPDAAAYAAADRAEMEDLIRSTGFFRAKTTSLIGLAQAICERFDGQVPGRLEQLVTLPGVGRKTANVVLGNAFGVPGITVDTHVGRLSRRLGWTEETDPVRVETELGALFARRDWTMLSHTLIFHGRRRCHARKPACGACPVVRWCPSYGAGPTDAVLAERLVRDVEDGPA; encoded by the coding sequence ATGGTGCGCAGGTCGGCCAACGCGTACGTGTCGAAGGCGGCATCCCGGCGCGGCGGCGGTGCGGCCAGCCGCTGCCGCTTGCGCTCGGCACGCCGAGCGGCGGCGGCGGCATCGACGGGGCGCGCGATCGATCGCGCCGCCCTGCCTGTCGCTGCCATCGCCACCTCCTCACCTGTCCGGCCGCACCGCTGTCCCGTCCGGACCGTGTCCGTGACGGTGGCTCGTCGGGGACCTGTCCTGTCGGAAGCGCTGTCCCGTCGACATCACCGCCTGTGGGGGACATCGGCCGACGGCGGAAATTGCTTGAGCGCAGCGTGGTCGCTGAGCGGGTACGGCGGTGTCCGGCGGTCGCCGTACCCTCGTCAGGTGACCGCCCCCGACCGTCCGGCGCCCTCGACGGCACTGGTGCGGCGCGCCCGCCGGACGTACCGGGTGCTCGCGCAGACCTATCCCGACGCGCATTGCGAGCTGGACTTCGGCTCGCCGCTGGAGCTCCTGGTCGCCACGGTGCTGTCGGCGCAGAGCACCGACAAGCGGGTGAACCTGGTCACGCCGGCGCTGTTCGCGCGCTACCCGGACGCAGCGGCGTACGCGGCAGCCGACCGGGCCGAGATGGAGGACCTGATCCGGTCGACCGGGTTCTTCCGGGCGAAGACCACGAGCCTGATCGGGCTGGCGCAGGCCATCTGCGAGCGTTTCGACGGGCAGGTCCCCGGCCGGCTCGAGCAGCTGGTCACGTTGCCCGGCGTCGGTCGCAAGACGGCCAACGTCGTGCTGGGCAACGCGTTCGGGGTGCCGGGGATCACTGTTGACACCCACGTCGGCCGGCTGTCACGTCGGCTCGGCTGGACGGAGGAAACCGACCCGGTACGGGTCGAGACCGAGCTCGGTGCGCTGTTCGCCCGGCGGGACTGGACGATGCTGTCGCACACGTTGATCTTCCACGGCCGCCGCCGCTGCCATGCTCGTAAGCCGGCGTGCGGTGCCTGCCCGGTCGTCCGCTGGTGTCCGTCGTACGGCGCCGGACCCACCGATGCCGTCCTCGCCGAGCGGCTGGTCCGTGACGTCGAGGACGGGCCGGCGTGA
- a CDS encoding Crp/Fnr family transcriptional regulator, with amino-acid sequence MDDALRAAPLFAALDPEAADSLRATMQETPIARGGIIFAEGEPGDRLYVISEGKVKLGTTSADGRESLLAVLGPGEMCGELSLFDPGLRTATATALTDAVVLGLGQPQLRPWLSGRPEVAEALLQALARRMRRTNEAMSDLVFSDVPGRVAKALLDLGDRFGEVTTDGLQVTHDMTQEELAQLVGASRETVNKALADFAQRGWIRLESRSVLLLDLERLERRSR; translated from the coding sequence GTGGACGATGCGCTGAGGGCGGCACCCCTGTTCGCCGCGCTTGACCCGGAGGCCGCGGACTCGCTGCGCGCCACGATGCAGGAGACCCCCATCGCCCGTGGCGGCATCATCTTCGCCGAGGGTGAGCCGGGCGACCGGCTGTACGTGATCTCCGAGGGCAAGGTGAAGCTCGGCACGACGTCCGCGGACGGCCGCGAATCGCTGCTGGCCGTGCTGGGTCCCGGCGAGATGTGCGGCGAACTCAGCCTCTTCGACCCGGGCCTGCGCACCGCCACGGCCACCGCGCTCACCGACGCCGTCGTCCTCGGGCTGGGGCAACCACAGTTGCGGCCCTGGCTCAGCGGCCGCCCGGAGGTCGCCGAGGCACTGCTGCAGGCGCTGGCACGCCGGATGCGGCGGACCAACGAGGCGATGAGCGACCTGGTCTTCTCCGACGTCCCCGGCCGCGTGGCCAAGGCCCTGCTCGACCTCGGCGACCGCTTCGGTGAGGTGACCACCGACGGCCTGCAGGTCACCCACGACATGACGCAGGAGGAACTCGCCCAGCTCGTCGGAGCGTCACGCGAGACGGTGAACAAGGCCCTGGCCGACTTCGCCCAGCGCGGCTGGATCCGGCTGGAGTCCCGCTCGGTTCTCCTGCTGGACCTGGAGCGGCTCGAACGCCGGTCCCGCTGA
- a CDS encoding MBL fold metallo-hydrolase, which produces MTLDGTNTWILHEPNGSAAVLVDPGPDDPEHFRAVDDALRALDLHVGMVVLTHRHLDHSAGAAAFAGRHGAGVRALDPAWRLGDEGLSGGDVLAVGGLELHVVGTPGHSSDSVSLWLPADDAVLTGDTVLGRGTTVVAHPDGDLAEYLASLHRLRDLAAEHGLRRVLPGHGPALPDPVTLLDDYLAHRAARLDQVRAAVAAGAQSAADVVSVVYADVPRAAWPAATQSVQAQLDYLRATES; this is translated from the coding sequence ATGACGCTCGACGGGACCAACACCTGGATCCTGCACGAGCCCAACGGTTCCGCCGCGGTGCTGGTGGATCCGGGGCCGGACGATCCCGAGCACTTCCGTGCCGTGGACGACGCGTTGCGGGCCCTGGACCTGCACGTCGGCATGGTCGTGTTGACGCACCGCCACCTGGACCACTCCGCGGGTGCGGCCGCGTTCGCCGGCCGCCACGGTGCCGGGGTGCGGGCGCTCGACCCGGCGTGGCGACTCGGCGACGAGGGGCTGAGCGGCGGCGACGTACTCGCGGTCGGCGGCCTGGAACTGCACGTGGTCGGGACGCCGGGCCACTCGTCGGACTCGGTCAGCCTGTGGTTGCCGGCCGACGACGCGGTGCTGACCGGCGACACCGTGCTCGGCCGGGGCACGACGGTCGTCGCCCATCCGGACGGTGACCTCGCCGAGTACCTGGCGTCGTTGCACCGGTTGCGCGACCTCGCCGCCGAGCACGGGCTGCGCCGGGTGCTGCCGGGGCACGGTCCGGCGCTGCCGGACCCGGTCACCTTGCTGGACGACTACCTGGCGCATCGTGCCGCGCGGCTGGACCAGGTCCGCGCCGCGGTCGCCGCCGGAGCGCAGTCCGCCGCGGACGTCGTCAGCGTGGTGTACGCCGACGTACCCCGGGCGGCGTGGCCCGCGGCGACGCAGTCCGTGCAGGCACAGCTGGACTACTTGCGCGCGACCGAATCCTGA
- a CDS encoding NUDIX hydrolase — MTAPRLPGRTGNPERDRRARAIALGDAAAWTPPEVRDAATVILLRDSPDGPQVHLQRRAAALSFASGMHVFPGGRVDAADYEPAVPWRASPGSSLPQPALRRTTAEALIVAGIRETYEEIGVLLAVDPSGRAPATDDATWLRDRLALVRGELGFAEFLTARGLLIDPASVAMWSHWVSPATESRRYDTRFFVAEVPAGQADSELVMDHHDDTVLVAESEGQQWLRPADALAEAAAGSLPLLRPTAQTLATLVGFDSVADVRHAAVHREVRPRMGHPVAIDGDRVVWAEVDAYTGETIGAFDIAVPPSEVDGMTERGEPDGMTERGEPDGMTEVSDP, encoded by the coding sequence GTGACCGCGCCGCGGCTACCGGGCCGGACCGGCAACCCGGAGCGCGACCGCCGGGCCCGGGCGATCGCGTTGGGCGACGCTGCTGCGTGGACGCCGCCGGAGGTCCGCGACGCCGCGACGGTCATCCTGCTGCGGGACTCGCCCGACGGCCCGCAGGTCCATCTGCAGCGCCGGGCGGCTGCGCTGTCCTTCGCCTCGGGCATGCACGTCTTCCCGGGCGGCCGGGTGGACGCCGCCGACTACGAGCCCGCCGTGCCGTGGCGGGCGTCGCCGGGGTCGTCGCTGCCTCAGCCGGCCCTGCGGCGGACGACGGCCGAGGCGCTCATCGTGGCCGGCATCCGCGAGACGTACGAGGAGATCGGGGTGCTGCTCGCGGTCGATCCCTCCGGTCGGGCTCCGGCCACCGACGACGCGACGTGGCTGCGGGACCGGCTGGCGCTGGTACGCGGGGAACTGGGTTTCGCGGAGTTCCTCACCGCACGGGGGTTGCTGATCGACCCGGCGTCGGTCGCGATGTGGTCGCACTGGGTTTCCCCGGCGACCGAGAGCCGCCGCTACGACACGCGCTTCTTCGTTGCCGAAGTTCCTGCCGGACAGGCGGATTCCGAACTCGTCATGGACCACCACGACGACACGGTCCTGGTGGCCGAGTCCGAGGGGCAGCAGTGGCTGCGCCCGGCCGATGCGCTGGCCGAAGCGGCGGCGGGCTCGCTGCCGTTGCTGCGGCCGACCGCGCAGACGCTGGCGACGCTGGTGGGTTTCGACAGCGTGGCGGACGTCCGACACGCTGCGGTGCATCGGGAAGTACGTCCCCGGATGGGCCATCCGGTGGCGATCGACGGTGACCGGGTGGTGTGGGCGGAAGTGGACGCCTATACCGGCGAGACGATCGGTGCCTTCGACATCGCCGTACCGCCGAGCGAGGTCGACGGTATGACGGAGCGCGGCGAGCCTGACGGTATGACGGAGCGCGGCGAGCCCGACGGTATGACGGAGGTGAGCGACCCGTGA
- a CDS encoding RidA family protein, producing the protein MGTVAARLAELGLRLPPVAAALSAYVPAVRTGNYVHTAGQLPLVDGDLLATGRVGAGVDPATATACARICALNGLAAVASVVDLDEVVRVVKVVGFVSSAADFTGQSAVIDGASTLLGEVFGTAGQHARSAVGVAVLPRDAPVEVELLVEVAAGA; encoded by the coding sequence ATGGGAACCGTCGCGGCGCGACTGGCGGAGCTCGGCCTGCGGCTGCCACCGGTCGCCGCGGCACTCTCCGCGTACGTGCCGGCGGTCCGGACCGGCAACTACGTCCACACCGCCGGACAGCTCCCGCTGGTCGACGGCGACCTGCTGGCGACCGGCCGGGTCGGCGCCGGCGTGGACCCGGCGACGGCGACCGCCTGCGCCCGGATCTGCGCGCTCAACGGATTGGCGGCGGTGGCCTCCGTGGTCGACCTGGACGAGGTCGTCCGGGTGGTCAAGGTGGTCGGTTTCGTCTCCAGCGCAGCCGATTTCACTGGACAGTCGGCCGTGATCGATGGCGCGAGCACGCTGTTGGGCGAGGTGTTCGGTACGGCGGGCCAGCACGCCCGCAGCGCCGTCGGGGTCGCCGTACTGCCGCGCGATGCTCCCGTCGAGGTCGAACTGCTGGTCGAGGTGGCGGCCGGAGCGTGA
- a CDS encoding DUF4177 domain-containing protein, which translates to MTTWEYATAPLLVHATQQILNNWGQDGWELVQVVPGPTAEQLVAYFKRPTA; encoded by the coding sequence ATGACGACCTGGGAGTACGCCACCGCTCCGCTGCTGGTCCACGCGACGCAGCAGATCCTCAACAACTGGGGCCAGGACGGCTGGGAACTGGTCCAGGTCGTGCCCGGCCCGACCGCCGAACAACTGGTCGCCTACTTCAAGCGCCCGACGGCCTGA
- a CDS encoding ATPase, which translates to MSGTLVGGVTAVVGPGQPDDGAGGRPPGYARPVTGRQGSSGRQGSSGGDWPGVRLHVVTGKGGTGKTTVAAALALALAEGNRRVLLMEVEGRQGLAQLFDCPPLPYDERRVAVAPGGGEVLALAVDPEAALMDYLEMFYNLRRAGGMLKKLGAIDFATTVAPGIRDVLLTGKAIEAVKRRDHGVPAYDAVVLDAPPTGRITRFLNVNTAVAGLAKVGPIHTQAEAVMAVMRSPRTAVHLVTLLEEMPVQETLDGIDELRATGLPVGAVVINQVRASVLSPQTLDGALDGSLVAAGVAAAGLGGRRAAAETIDALVAEAADHADRLLLQAQERARVVAAGTPVYELPEVTNVDLGALYTLANRLSAQGMT; encoded by the coding sequence ATGAGCGGCACCCTAGTTGGCGGCGTGACGGCCGTGGTCGGTCCGGGGCAGCCCGACGACGGGGCGGGTGGCAGGCCACCGGGCTACGCTCGACCGGTGACAGGTCGTCAGGGCTCGTCCGGTCGTCAGGGTTCGTCCGGAGGCGACTGGCCGGGCGTGCGACTGCACGTGGTCACCGGCAAGGGCGGGACGGGCAAGACCACCGTCGCCGCGGCCCTGGCGCTGGCCCTGGCCGAGGGCAACCGCCGGGTCCTGCTGATGGAGGTCGAAGGCCGGCAGGGCCTCGCGCAGCTGTTCGACTGCCCGCCGTTGCCGTACGACGAACGCCGCGTGGCGGTCGCCCCCGGCGGCGGCGAGGTGCTGGCCTTGGCGGTCGACCCCGAAGCGGCGCTGATGGACTACCTCGAGATGTTCTACAACCTGCGGCGTGCCGGCGGGATGCTGAAGAAGCTGGGGGCCATCGACTTCGCGACCACCGTCGCGCCCGGGATCCGCGACGTCCTGCTCACCGGCAAGGCGATCGAAGCGGTCAAGCGGCGTGACCATGGTGTACCGGCGTACGACGCGGTAGTCCTCGACGCCCCGCCCACCGGCCGGATCACCCGGTTCCTCAATGTCAATACGGCGGTCGCGGGCCTGGCGAAGGTCGGGCCGATCCATACCCAGGCGGAGGCAGTCATGGCCGTCATGCGATCGCCGCGAACCGCCGTGCACCTCGTCACGTTGCTGGAGGAGATGCCGGTCCAGGAAACCCTCGACGGCATCGACGAACTGCGCGCCACCGGGCTGCCGGTCGGCGCGGTGGTGATCAATCAGGTCCGCGCCTCCGTGTTGAGCCCGCAGACGCTCGACGGGGCACTGGACGGCTCGCTGGTCGCCGCCGGGGTCGCCGCTGCCGGGCTCGGCGGCCGCCGGGCGGCGGCGGAGACGATCGACGCTCTGGTCGCCGAGGCCGCCGACCATGCCGACCGGCTGCTGTTGCAGGCGCAGGAACGGGCCCGGGTCGTGGCGGCCGGGACCCCGGTGTACGAGTTGCCCGAAGTGACCAACGTCGACCTCGGGGCCTTGTACACGCTGGCGAACCGGCTGTCCGCGCAGGGCATGACATGA
- a CDS encoding ArsA family ATPase has protein sequence MSALTAAVAPDAALVDVDALLAERSTRTVVCCGSGGVGKTTTAAALALRAAERGRRVVVLTIDPARRLAQSLGLTELDNVPRRVALPDNGSGGSLDAMMLDMKRTFDEVVEAHAEPDRAAQILANPFYQAMSSSFAGTQEYMAMEKLGQLRTRADADGTWDLIVVDTPPARSALDFLDAPDRLGSFLDGRLMRLLVAPGKGAVRGIGKVVAAGFGIVTNVLGKILGAQVLRDIQLFVAAFDTVFGGFRERADATYRLLQDSGTSFLVVAAPERDALREATYFVERLATEHMPVAGLVLNRVCEVRAPLLSAEQALAAADRLDEDASHPETAALLRLHADRVTAAARQRHLAERFTAAHPKVPVVAVPMLARDVHDLEGLRTIGAALATTAP, from the coding sequence ATGAGCGCACTGACCGCTGCGGTCGCACCGGACGCCGCCCTGGTCGACGTCGACGCCCTGCTGGCGGAGCGGTCAACCCGGACCGTCGTGTGTTGCGGCAGTGGCGGAGTCGGCAAGACGACGACGGCGGCCGCGCTGGCGCTGCGCGCCGCGGAACGGGGTCGCCGGGTCGTCGTGCTCACCATCGACCCCGCCCGCCGCCTGGCGCAGTCGCTGGGGCTCACCGAGCTGGACAACGTCCCCCGCCGCGTCGCCTTGCCGGACAACGGTTCCGGTGGATCGCTCGACGCGATGATGCTCGATATGAAGCGGACCTTCGACGAGGTCGTGGAGGCCCACGCCGAGCCGGACCGAGCCGCACAGATCCTGGCAAACCCCTTCTACCAAGCCATGTCCAGCTCGTTCGCCGGCACGCAGGAATACATGGCGATGGAGAAACTCGGCCAGTTGCGTACCCGAGCCGACGCGGACGGGACCTGGGATCTCATCGTCGTCGACACCCCGCCGGCCCGGTCGGCCCTGGACTTCCTGGACGCCCCCGACCGTCTCGGGTCGTTCCTCGACGGCCGTCTGATGCGCTTGCTGGTCGCGCCGGGCAAGGGGGCGGTCCGCGGCATCGGCAAGGTCGTCGCGGCCGGCTTCGGGATCGTCACGAACGTGCTGGGCAAGATCCTGGGCGCCCAGGTCCTGCGGGACATTCAGTTGTTCGTCGCCGCCTTCGACACGGTGTTCGGCGGGTTCCGGGAGCGCGCGGACGCGACGTACCGGCTGTTGCAGGACTCCGGTACGTCGTTCCTGGTCGTGGCGGCCCCGGAACGCGATGCGCTGCGGGAGGCGACGTACTTCGTGGAACGGCTCGCCACCGAGCACATGCCGGTCGCCGGGCTGGTGCTGAACCGGGTCTGTGAAGTACGAGCACCCCTGCTGAGCGCCGAACAGGCGCTGGCGGCGGCCGACCGCCTCGACGAGGACGCCAGCCACCCGGAGACCGCGGCGCTACTGCGGCTGCACGCCGATCGCGTCACGGCCGCCGCCCGCCAGCGCCATCTGGCTGAGCGATTCACCGCCGCCCACCCCAAGGTCCCGGTGGTTGCCGTCCCCATGCTCGCCCGGGACGTCCACGACCTCGAAGGCCTGCGCACCATCGGTGCTGCGCTGGCCACCACCGCGCCCTGA
- a CDS encoding WhiB family transcriptional regulator has product MTWTHDWASRAACRSTDPDSLFVQGAAQNRAKAVCMGCAVRTECLADALDNRVEFGVWGGMTERERRALLRRRPQVTSWERLLTTARDEYERHTLPEPGRKAS; this is encoded by the coding sequence ATGACCTGGACGCACGACTGGGCGAGCCGCGCGGCATGCCGGTCGACTGACCCTGATTCGCTGTTCGTGCAAGGCGCAGCCCAGAACCGCGCCAAGGCGGTCTGCATGGGGTGTGCGGTCCGGACGGAGTGCCTGGCTGACGCCCTGGACAACCGGGTCGAGTTCGGCGTCTGGGGCGGCATGACCGAGCGAGAGCGCCGTGCGCTGCTGCGGCGCCGCCCGCAGGTCACCTCGTGGGAACGGTTGCTGACGACCGCCCGTGACGAGTACGAGCGGCACACCCTGCCCGAACCGGGCCGCAAGGCCTCCTGA